The following coding sequences are from one Pusillimonas sp. DMV24BSW_D window:
- the rpoC gene encoding DNA-directed RNA polymerase subunit beta', producing the protein MKALLDLFKQVSQDEQFDAIKIGIASPEKVRSWSYGEVRKPETINYRTFKPERDGLFCAKIFGPIKDYECLCGKYKRLKHRGVICEKCGVEVTVAKVRRERMGHIELASPVAHIWFLKSLPSRLGMVLDMTLRDIERVLYFEAWCVIEPGMTPLKRGQIMSDDDYLAKTEEYGDDFHALMGAEAVRELLRTIDIDREVETLRAELKATGSDAKIKKISKRLKVLEGFQKSGIKPDWMIMEVLPVLPPDLRPLVPLDGGRFATSDLNDLYRRVINRNNRLKRLLELKAPDIILRNEKRMLQESVDSLLDNGRRGKAMTGANKRQLKSLADMIKGKSGRFRQNLLGKRVDYSGRSVIVVGPQLKLHQCGLPKLMALELFKPFIFNRLEMMGLATTIKAAKKLVESQEPVVWDILEEVIREHPVMLNRAPTLHRLGIQAFEPVLIEGKAIQLHPLVCAAFNADFDGDQMAVHVPLSLEAQLEARTLMLASNNVLFPANGEPSIVPSQDIVLGLYYTTRERINGKGEGLFFADVAEVQRAYDSGEVELQTRITVRLNEYEKDTAGEFQPVIKRHETTVGRALLSEILPKGLPFSELNRTLKKKEISRLINQSFRRCGLRATVIFADKLMQSGFTLATRGGISIAMNDMVIPQVKEEILGQANKEVKEIDRQYSSGLVTSQERYNNVVDIWGKAGDKVGKAMMEQLSTEPVTDRHGKEVRQESFNSIYMMADSGARGSAAQIRQLAGMRGLMAKPDGSIIETPITANFREGLNVLQYFISTHGARKGLADTALKTANSGYLTRRLVDVTQDLVITETDCGTTHGYTMKALVEGGEVIEPLRERILGRVAAVDIVNPDTQETAIPAGTLLDEDLVDLIDNIGLDEVKVRTPLTCETRRGLCAHCYGRDLGRGVLVNRGEAVGVIAAQSIGEPGTQLTMRTFHIGGAASRAAMASSVETKVAGSVSFALTMRYVTNAKGERIAISRSGEIVIFDENRRERERHKIPYGATLVVGDNDTVKAGQRLATWDPLTRPMISEYAGKVRFENIEEGATVVKQLDEVTGLSTLVVITPKTRGGKTAMRPQIKLINDAGEEVKIAGTEHAVAISFPVGALITVRDGQDVQIGDVLARIPQESQKTRDITGGLPRVAELFEARSPKDAGMLAEVTGTVSFGKDTKGKQRLVITDMDGVNHEFLIPKEKQVLVHDGQVVNKGEMIVDGPSDPHDILRLQGIEKLATYVVNEVQDVYRLQGVKINDKHIEVIVRQMLRRVIVTDAGDTSFITGEQVERSELLNENDRVDAEGKIPATYDNVLLGITKASLSTDSFISAASFQETTRVLTEAAIMGKRDELRGLKENVIVGRLIPAGTGLAYHTARKTKEKHEEAERLAAREMENPFEDAPVTVDSSSESEPSADTEGSQDTNEE; encoded by the coding sequence ATGAAAGCGCTACTCGACCTATTCAAACAAGTCTCGCAAGACGAGCAATTCGATGCCATCAAGATTGGTATTGCCTCGCCTGAAAAAGTGCGTTCGTGGTCGTATGGTGAAGTGCGTAAGCCTGAAACCATCAACTACCGTACTTTCAAGCCCGAGCGCGATGGCCTGTTCTGCGCCAAGATCTTTGGTCCGATCAAAGATTACGAGTGCCTTTGCGGTAAGTACAAGCGCCTGAAGCATCGCGGGGTTATCTGCGAAAAATGCGGTGTGGAAGTCACCGTAGCCAAGGTGCGTCGCGAACGCATGGGCCACATCGAACTGGCCAGCCCTGTTGCGCATATTTGGTTCTTGAAGAGCCTGCCGTCCCGTTTGGGTATGGTGCTCGACATGACACTGCGCGACATTGAGCGTGTGCTCTATTTCGAGGCATGGTGCGTTATTGAACCCGGCATGACACCGCTCAAGCGTGGTCAAATCATGTCCGACGACGACTACCTGGCCAAAACGGAAGAGTACGGCGACGACTTCCACGCCCTGATGGGTGCCGAAGCGGTGCGTGAATTGCTGCGCACCATCGACATCGATCGTGAAGTGGAAACGTTGCGCGCCGAACTCAAGGCAACCGGCTCCGATGCCAAGATCAAGAAAATCTCCAAGCGCCTCAAAGTGCTGGAAGGTTTCCAGAAGTCGGGCATTAAGCCCGACTGGATGATCATGGAAGTGTTGCCGGTATTGCCGCCCGATTTGCGTCCGCTGGTACCACTCGACGGCGGTCGTTTCGCCACGTCCGATCTGAACGATTTGTATCGTCGCGTGATCAACCGCAACAATCGTCTGAAGCGCTTGCTTGAACTGAAAGCGCCCGACATCATCCTGCGCAACGAAAAGCGTATGTTGCAGGAGTCGGTCGACTCCCTGCTTGATAACGGTCGTCGCGGCAAAGCCATGACGGGCGCCAACAAGCGTCAGTTGAAGTCACTGGCCGACATGATCAAAGGCAAGAGCGGTCGTTTCCGCCAGAACTTGCTGGGTAAACGTGTCGACTACTCCGGCCGTTCGGTGATTGTGGTGGGTCCGCAGCTGAAACTGCATCAATGCGGTTTGCCCAAGTTAATGGCGCTGGAACTGTTCAAGCCGTTCATTTTCAATCGTCTGGAAATGATGGGTCTGGCCACGACAATCAAGGCTGCCAAGAAATTGGTTGAAAGCCAGGAGCCCGTGGTATGGGACATTCTGGAAGAGGTCATTCGCGAACACCCTGTCATGCTCAACCGCGCGCCTACGCTGCACCGTTTGGGTATTCAGGCTTTCGAGCCGGTGCTGATTGAAGGCAAAGCCATTCAATTGCATCCGCTGGTGTGTGCTGCGTTTAACGCCGACTTCGATGGCGACCAAATGGCTGTTCACGTTCCCTTATCGCTGGAAGCGCAGCTGGAAGCCCGCACTCTGATGCTGGCATCCAATAACGTGCTGTTCCCCGCCAACGGTGAACCGTCCATCGTCCCGTCCCAGGATATCGTTCTGGGCTTGTATTACACCACCCGTGAGCGCATTAACGGTAAGGGCGAAGGTTTGTTCTTTGCCGACGTTGCCGAAGTACAGCGGGCCTACGACAGCGGTGAAGTTGAACTGCAAACGCGTATTACGGTTCGTCTGAACGAGTACGAAAAAGACACAGCAGGTGAATTCCAACCGGTGATCAAGCGTCACGAAACAACGGTGGGTCGTGCCTTGTTGTCTGAAATTCTGCCTAAAGGCTTGCCGTTCTCCGAACTGAACCGCACGCTTAAAAAGAAAGAAATTTCACGCCTTATCAATCAATCGTTCCGTCGTTGCGGCTTGCGTGCCACGGTTATTTTTGCCGACAAGCTCATGCAGTCGGGCTTCACACTGGCAACGCGCGGTGGGATTTCCATTGCCATGAATGACATGGTCATTCCACAGGTTAAGGAAGAGATCCTGGGCCAGGCCAACAAGGAAGTGAAAGAGATCGATCGTCAGTACTCTTCGGGTCTGGTGACGTCTCAGGAACGTTACAACAACGTGGTCGACATCTGGGGCAAGGCCGGCGATAAAGTCGGCAAAGCCATGATGGAGCAGCTTTCAACAGAACCCGTGACAGACCGTCATGGCAAGGAAGTACGGCAAGAGTCGTTCAATTCCATCTACATGATGGCCGACTCCGGCGCCCGTGGTTCCGCCGCCCAGATTCGCCAGTTGGCGGGTATGCGTGGCCTGATGGCCAAGCCCGACGGCTCGATTATTGAAACGCCTATTACGGCTAACTTCCGTGAAGGGCTGAATGTACTTCAGTACTTTATTTCCACTCACGGTGCACGTAAAGGTCTGGCCGATACCGCGCTAAAAACCGCTAACTCCGGTTACCTTACGCGTCGTCTGGTCGACGTTACCCAGGATCTGGTTATTACGGAAACCGATTGCGGCACTACGCATGGTTACACGATGAAAGCCCTGGTTGAAGGGGGCGAAGTCATCGAACCCTTGCGTGAGCGTATTCTGGGCCGTGTTGCCGCCGTTGATATCGTTAATCCTGACACTCAGGAAACGGCGATCCCGGCCGGTACACTGCTGGATGAAGATCTGGTTGACCTGATCGATAACATCGGTCTTGACGAGGTTAAGGTTCGCACGCCGCTTACCTGCGAAACCCGTCGTGGTTTATGTGCCCATTGCTATGGCCGCGACCTGGGCCGCGGCGTACTGGTAAACCGTGGTGAGGCTGTTGGGGTTATTGCAGCGCAATCCATTGGTGAACCGGGTACCCAGCTCACAATGCGTACATTCCACATTGGGGGTGCGGCATCGCGTGCAGCCATGGCCAGTTCGGTGGAAACCAAGGTGGCCGGTTCGGTTTCGTTTGCGCTTACCATGCGTTACGTCACGAATGCCAAAGGCGAACGTATTGCCATTTCGCGTTCCGGTGAAATCGTTATTTTCGACGAAAACCGTCGCGAACGTGAACGTCACAAGATCCCTTATGGGGCCACGCTGGTTGTGGGCGACAATGACACCGTGAAAGCAGGCCAACGCCTGGCAACATGGGATCCGCTCACTCGCCCAATGATTTCGGAATATGCCGGCAAGGTTCGCTTCGAAAACATCGAAGAAGGCGCAACCGTTGTTAAACAGCTTGATGAAGTCACCGGCTTATCGACCCTGGTGGTCATTACGCCGAAAACGCGCGGTGGCAAAACCGCCATGCGTCCGCAAATCAAGCTCATTAACGATGCCGGTGAAGAAGTCAAAATTGCAGGCACCGAGCATGCGGTTGCCATTTCGTTCCCCGTTGGCGCACTGATTACCGTGCGCGATGGTCAAGACGTTCAAATTGGCGACGTACTTGCCCGTATTCCGCAAGAATCGCAGAAGACACGCGATATTACCGGCGGTCTGCCACGCGTGGCCGAGCTGTTCGAAGCCCGTTCACCCAAAGACGCCGGCATGCTGGCTGAAGTTACGGGTACGGTTTCGTTCGGTAAAGACACGAAAGGTAAACAGCGTCTTGTTATCACCGACATGGACGGCGTGAATCACGAGTTCCTGATTCCGAAAGAAAAGCAGGTACTGGTGCACGATGGCCAAGTCGTAAACAAGGGTGAAATGATTGTCGACGGGCCGTCCGATCCGCACGATATTCTGCGTTTGCAGGGTATCGAAAAGTTGGCGACGTATGTCGTCAATGAGGTTCAGGACGTTTACCGTTTGCAGGGTGTGAAGATCAACGACAAACACATTGAAGTGATTGTTCGTCAGATGTTGCGCCGAGTCATTGTGACCGATGCGGGCGATACCAGCTTCATCACCGGTGAACAAGTGGAGCGTTCAGAGCTTCTGAACGAGAATGACCGCGTTGACGCAGAAGGCAAGATTCCAGCTACGTATGACAACGTGCTGCTGGGTATTACCAAGGCCTCGCTGTCTACCGACTCATTTATCTCGGCCGCTTCTTTCCAGGAAACCACTCGCGTGCTAACCGAAGCCGCCATTATGGGCAAGCGCGACGAGCTGCGTGGTCTGAAAGAGAACGTTATTGTGGGTCGTTTGATCCCAGCCGGTACCGGCCTGGCATATCACACCGCACGCAAGACAAAAGAAAAGCACGAGGAAGCCGAACGTCTGGCCGCCCGCGAAATGGAGAACCCATTCGAGGACGCGCCGGTTACGGTGGATTCGTCATCTGAGTCTGAGCCATCAGCCGATACGGAAGGGTCGCAAGACACTAACGAAGAATAA